The genomic stretch ACTGGCATACCTGTCAATTTCATTCAGCCACTGCTTGACATTGTTAAAGCTCTCCTGGTCAGTTACATCATACACGACCTATAGAAAAACAACAAGGTTAAAAAGACCCAAATTAATCAAGATGAGATAATAACAGATacagaaagaaaaacaaaaaggaacaaagaaaaagaaagctCACAATAATGCCATGAGCTCCACGATAGTAGCTGCTTGTGATGGTCCTAAAGCGCTCTTGGCCAGCAGTATCCCACTAAATCAGAAGAATGTGAAGAAACATCAGTGTCAAAGCTTCTAACGGTCATAAAATGTAACCTTCACTACAGTTGATTACTTACAATCTGCAGCTTTATTGTCTTCCCATCTTGCTCAACGGTGCGGATTTTCTAGCAGACAGGGAAGAAAAAAGGTCATACATGAGTAACAACTAGCAAGGCATGCAAGCAATGGTACACTACAGAGGGAATCAGCTTTGTTTTATCTCATCTCATTGAGAAACCAACTTACAAAATCAACTCCAATAGTACTGATGTAGCTCTCCAGGTATGAATCATCCTGTAAAGTAAATGATAAGAAAGATCCTCACATTAAAACAGATGAGCATAACAAGCACTTATTAGGAGGGATGGTGCCCAACAGAAAATCAGGAATACAGCTGTTTTTAAACACCATTCCATAAATAGTGGTACTGTATTAGAATGCTCTTATGGTTAAATTTCATGCTGAAAAATAATTGCGATTTGAGAGTATGTAAGATGGCAACTCAAGCAAAAATATATTAGCACCTGCTGGATTCTGCATACTTTCTAATTTTCTACTAAAAAGTTCAATTCGACGAAATAATGTAACTGATATAAGAAATTGAAACTTGACTGTTTTTCCAAAGTAGACAGGTCAATATTTGGTAACTGGACCAAAGCAACATTTGTATATAAGTAAACTATATATCCAGCCAGGAACCGGGTTGCCAAATGTATGCAAAGGGGCCAATCATAACAAGTAATGGTAACCATGCCTATATCATATCAGAAATCATTTGACATGAGTGTGAGTCAGACACCATGCCTTGGAGAACAGCATTTCATCTACCCTGGTAGAAGATGCATCATCGAAACTAAACAAAAGACACTTCCTAGGTATATGGACAAGACATTTTCCTCCCAGTGTTGTCATGGAGAATGCATCCAAGTTAAAACAGAAGACCCTGCTTCCTCATATGTGGTGAAAGGGAAAAACAAGAAATCCTCACCGCAAACCTCAGCAGCAGGCAAGACTTCCCAACACCTGAGTCCCCGATGAGGAGCAGCTTGAAGAGGTAGTCGCTGCACAATAGCAAGAGCATGCCGTTAGAAATCATAAGGCACGCATCTACatctcatcacatcatcacggcTCCTGCCCACAAGCGGACACGCCCTGCAACGAACT from Sorghum bicolor cultivar BTx623 chromosome 3, Sorghum_bicolor_NCBIv3, whole genome shotgun sequence encodes the following:
- the LOC8078596 gene encoding ras-related protein RIC1 produces the protein MNPEYDYLFKLLLIGDSGVGKSCLLLRFADDSYLESYISTIGVDFKIRTVEQDGKTIKLQIWDTAGQERFRTITSSYYRGAHGIIVVYDVTDQESFNNVKQWLNEIDRYASENVNKLLVGNKCDLAENRVVSYEAGKALADEIGIPFLETSAKDATNVEKAFMTMAGEIKNRMASQPAASGASRPATVQMRGQPVSQQSSCCS